One segment of Synechococcus sp. A15-24 DNA contains the following:
- the aroH gene encoding chorismate mutase, producing the protein MNDTPLRLVGLRGATTCAANTTTDIRQAVRELIDDLVSRNGISPAQIVSVTFSVTADLDACFPAAEARQRNGWDSVALLDCQQMAVQGDLCHCIRVLAHVWLPPEQTPQHPYLGEASRLRPDRSGHN; encoded by the coding sequence ATGAATGACACACCGCTTCGCCTGGTGGGTCTGCGAGGCGCCACCACATGTGCTGCCAACACCACGACGGACATCCGCCAGGCTGTTCGTGAGCTGATCGATGACCTGGTCAGCCGCAACGGGATCAGTCCCGCCCAGATTGTGTCCGTGACGTTCTCCGTCACGGCGGATCTGGATGCCTGTTTTCCCGCTGCAGAAGCACGCCAGCGCAACGGCTGGGACAGCGTTGCTCTCTTGGACTGCCAGCAGATGGCCGTTCAGGGCGACCTGTGCCATTGCATCCGAGTGCTGGCCCATGTGTGGCTGCCGCCTGAGCAGACCCCCCAGCACCCATACCTGGGTGAAGCCAGTCGACTGCGACCAGACAGATCTGGGCACAACTGA
- the rseP gene encoding RIP metalloprotease RseP: MNVFAALAVLALLIVVHEAGHFLAATLQGIRVSGFSIGFGPALIKRQRRGVTYAIRALPLGGFVAFPDDDEDSTIPADDPDLLRNRPIPQRALVIAAGVLANLLLALVVLFGQAALVGLPAEPDPGVLVVAVQPGGAADRAGLTPGDRVLSLEGDLLSAGQEGVRSMVETIKSSPDQTLKLERERDQRLEVISMTPLNQQGQGRIGAQLQMNLSGEARTAANPGELFSYTLGQFQNLLKQTVAGYGGLITNFRATASQVSGPVKIVEMGAQLSEQGGSGLVLFMALISINLAVLNALPLPLLDGGQMLLLVIEAIRGRPVPERLQLAVAQSGFLLIVGLTLVLIVRDTSQLSVVQQLMGGR; this comes from the coding sequence ATGAATGTGTTCGCGGCTCTGGCCGTTCTGGCGCTGCTGATCGTTGTTCACGAGGCCGGTCATTTCCTTGCAGCCACCCTGCAGGGGATCCGGGTCAGCGGCTTTTCAATCGGCTTTGGCCCGGCACTGATCAAACGCCAGCGGCGCGGAGTCACCTACGCGATTAGGGCCCTGCCCCTGGGGGGGTTCGTCGCCTTTCCAGACGACGACGAGGACAGCACCATTCCTGCTGACGACCCGGACCTGCTGCGCAACCGCCCCATCCCGCAGCGAGCCCTCGTGATCGCTGCGGGAGTGCTGGCCAACCTGCTGCTGGCGCTCGTGGTCTTGTTTGGACAGGCTGCCCTGGTGGGGTTGCCTGCGGAACCTGATCCAGGGGTGCTAGTGGTGGCGGTTCAACCGGGAGGAGCCGCTGATCGCGCTGGGCTGACCCCAGGTGATCGTGTCCTCAGCTTGGAAGGAGACCTTCTTTCCGCAGGCCAGGAGGGCGTCAGATCCATGGTGGAGACAATCAAAAGCTCCCCCGATCAGACGCTCAAGCTTGAGCGCGAGAGGGATCAGCGATTGGAGGTGATCAGCATGACGCCGCTCAACCAACAGGGGCAGGGACGCATCGGCGCTCAGCTTCAAATGAACCTCAGCGGGGAAGCCAGGACAGCAGCCAACCCAGGAGAGCTGTTCAGCTACACCCTCGGGCAATTTCAGAACCTGCTGAAGCAGACGGTGGCAGGTTATGGAGGCCTGATCACCAACTTCCGGGCCACCGCGAGTCAGGTGAGTGGTCCGGTGAAGATCGTGGAAATGGGGGCCCAGCTCAGTGAGCAGGGAGGTTCAGGCCTTGTGCTGTTCATGGCGCTGATCTCAATCAATCTGGCGGTGCTGAACGCCCTGCCTCTGCCGCTGCTGGACGGCGGACAGATGCTGCTCCTGGTGATTGAGGCCATCCGGGGTCGCCCAGTGCCTGAGCGTCTGCAACTGGCAGTGGCTCAATCGGGTTTCCTGTTGATCGTTGGATTGACCTTGGTGCTGATCGTGCGGGACACCAGCCAGTTGTCCGTGGTTCAGCAGCTGATGGGAGGTCGCTGA
- a CDS encoding YceD family protein: protein MIEGLEPFPLQELRVLGAPRHWSVEGHLDQLTSLTPVRGQLNAEHRGNVLIVEGELSTIVNLCCDRCLGQYNHHLRCSSSELIWLGQSPPTEEELQNSEDIAAMEGLVECLDPRGDFNPQQWVFEQLNLQLPVVNHCGKHCPGPTIRPEASVGASAEPIDPRWAALRGLQQP, encoded by the coding sequence ATGATTGAAGGCCTAGAGCCTTTTCCCCTTCAGGAACTCCGGGTGCTGGGGGCTCCTCGCCACTGGTCCGTCGAAGGACATCTTGATCAACTGACGTCGTTGACCCCAGTGCGGGGCCAACTCAATGCCGAACATCGCGGCAACGTTCTGATCGTGGAAGGAGAGCTGTCCACCATCGTGAACCTCTGCTGTGACCGCTGTCTCGGCCAGTACAACCATCATCTCCGTTGCAGCAGCTCGGAATTGATCTGGCTGGGTCAATCACCACCGACGGAGGAAGAGCTTCAAAACTCCGAGGACATCGCCGCGATGGAGGGGCTGGTCGAATGCCTCGATCCCAGGGGGGATTTCAATCCCCAGCAATGGGTGTTCGAACAGCTGAACCTGCAGCTGCCTGTGGTGAATCACTGCGGCAAACACTGTCCGGGACCGACGATCCGCCCTGAAGCGTCTGTAGGAGCTTCAGCTGAACCGATCGATCCCCGCTGGGCTGCGCTGCGGGGTTTGCAACAGCCATGA
- a CDS encoding DUF2808 domain-containing protein, with amino-acid sequence MKPSIFRQALCASAAAFLTTVSNSLTPPTAHAQGGTPGLMEFRWDSDRDYRKLYYFQTSSIENDRSEWYLHLRAKDRKTSIMKLTVTVPDYFDSKLRPERMTLCRTSSGSMMSRTRCLEEVPATIEVNKTQTAIEVYPDTPVPVEGDYSLRIKLFNPQGKRMYQLNALIQAPGDVPMSGYVGSWLIDLD; translated from the coding sequence ATGAAACCGTCCATTTTTCGGCAGGCCTTGTGCGCCAGCGCAGCCGCCTTTCTGACCACTGTCAGCAATTCATTGACACCTCCCACCGCCCATGCACAGGGGGGCACTCCTGGCCTGATGGAATTCCGCTGGGACAGCGATCGGGACTACAGAAAGCTCTACTACTTCCAGACGTCGTCGATCGAGAACGATCGCTCCGAGTGGTATCTGCATCTCAGGGCTAAGGACCGTAAGACGTCGATCATGAAGTTGACCGTGACGGTGCCGGACTACTTCGACTCCAAGTTGCGTCCTGAGCGGATGACGCTCTGCCGCACCTCCTCCGGCAGCATGATGAGCCGCACCCGATGCCTGGAGGAAGTCCCCGCCACGATCGAGGTCAACAAGACGCAAACCGCGATCGAGGTTTACCCAGACACTCCAGTTCCTGTTGAGGGGGATTATTCGCTGCGCATCAAGCTGTTCAACCCTCAGGGGAAGCGGATGTATCAGCTCAATGCCCTGATCCAAGCCCCCGGTGACGTGCCCATGTCCGGCTACGTCGGCAGCTGGCTCATTGATCTGGACTGA
- the sppA gene encoding signal peptide peptidase SppA: MIWPWRRKSRRRMARIVVDGPITGSTRQRVLKALRDVEEREFPALLLRIDSPGGTVGDSQEIHAALLRLREKGCRVVASFGNISASGGVYIGVAAESIVANPGTITGSIGVILRGNDLSKVFERIGIRFDTVKSGVFKDILSPDRPLSPEERALLQELIDSSYGQFVRVVAEGRSLTEETVRGFADGRVFSGEQAKTLGLVDELGDEDHARRLAARLADLDEQTTRPVTLGKPRKKLMNLLPGSQLIALLQQRLSLELMGSGQVLWLYRP; this comes from the coding sequence CGGCAGCACCCGTCAGCGGGTGCTCAAGGCACTCCGTGACGTAGAGGAGCGTGAATTCCCTGCCCTGCTCCTACGCATTGACAGCCCCGGCGGAACGGTTGGCGACAGCCAGGAGATCCATGCAGCACTGCTGCGTCTGCGGGAAAAAGGGTGCCGCGTGGTGGCCAGTTTTGGGAATATCTCGGCCTCCGGTGGCGTCTACATCGGCGTGGCGGCCGAATCGATCGTGGCCAACCCCGGCACCATCACCGGATCGATCGGAGTCATCCTCCGCGGCAATGACCTTTCAAAGGTTTTTGAGCGGATTGGCATCCGTTTCGACACCGTCAAAAGCGGCGTCTTCAAGGACATTCTTTCTCCGGACCGCCCTCTCAGCCCTGAGGAACGCGCGCTGCTGCAGGAGCTGATCGACAGCAGCTATGGACAGTTTGTTCGCGTTGTGGCGGAAGGGCGATCGCTGACGGAGGAGACGGTCCGCGGATTTGCCGATGGCCGCGTCTTCAGCGGTGAACAGGCCAAAACATTGGGTTTGGTCGATGAACTGGGCGATGAAGATCATGCCCGGCGCCTCGCCGCACGGCTGGCCGACCTTGATGAACAGACCACACGTCCGGTCACCTTGGGAAAGCCCCGTAAAAAGTTAATGAATCTGCTGCCGGGTTCTCAGCTGATCGCTCTGTTGCAGCAGCGCCTCAGCCTCGAGCTCATGGGCAGTGGTCAGGTGCTTTGGCTTTACCGGCCATGA
- a CDS encoding ribonuclease P protein component, whose product MALPASMRLRGHRCFNRLHRIGRRHHGDWMVLRVMPGEPRLLRPELRRHPTRCCRCALVISNKVSKRAVRRNRLRRLLHQHLRQQLEHRGDLAGRWVLISLRPEASEADPSQLLEECDSLLSCAGLGQ is encoded by the coding sequence ATGGCACTCCCCGCCTCCATGCGACTCCGGGGGCACCGTTGCTTCAACAGGCTGCATCGCATCGGTCGCCGTCATCACGGCGACTGGATGGTGTTGCGCGTGATGCCAGGGGAGCCACGCTTGCTGCGACCGGAATTGCGGCGACATCCAACGCGCTGCTGTCGCTGCGCCCTGGTGATCAGCAACAAAGTGAGTAAACGGGCTGTGCGCCGGAACCGCCTGCGTCGCCTGTTGCATCAACACCTGCGTCAGCAGCTCGAACATCGCGGGGATCTCGCGGGTCGATGGGTGTTGATCAGCCTTCGCCCTGAAGCGTCCGAGGCGGATCCATCACAGTTGCTCGAAGAATGCGACAGTCTTCTCAGTTGTGCAGGCCTGGGCCAATGA
- the yidC gene encoding membrane protein insertase YidC yields the protein MIGYISDNLLIPILDFFYGLVPSYGLAIVALTIVIRVALYPLSAGSIRSARRMRIAQPVIQKRQAEIKSRYANNLQKQQEELGKVMKEFGSPLAGCLPLLVQMPILFALFATLRGSPFADVPYTINLKVLPADQIAAVEPKPFNSASHSIFIAETDHVPVIASLPRGTKLGVGDSATVNLHTKDGRGFDDVLTAVDNPSRFAPNWSITKGDDVVSVSDDGTITALAAGDATVEAKIPGLAARSGFLFIKALGQVGFYADGDINWDIAILVGGFGLTLFLSQLLSGMGMPANPQQATANKITPVMITGMFLFFPLPAGVLLYMVIANIFQALQTFLLTREALPDNLQKILDQQMTQQTVPATATSAGAGDARLPFEPKGGK from the coding sequence GTGATCGGGTACATCTCCGACAACCTGCTGATCCCGATCCTGGATTTCTTCTACGGATTGGTTCCCAGTTACGGCCTGGCGATCGTGGCCCTCACGATCGTCATCCGCGTCGCCCTCTATCCCCTCAGCGCCGGATCGATCCGCAGCGCTCGGCGCATGCGCATTGCGCAGCCTGTGATCCAGAAGCGTCAGGCTGAAATCAAGAGCCGCTACGCCAATAACCTGCAGAAGCAGCAGGAGGAACTCGGCAAGGTGATGAAGGAGTTCGGTAGTCCTTTGGCGGGATGTCTGCCGTTGTTAGTGCAGATGCCGATCCTTTTCGCCCTTTTCGCCACCCTGAGGGGATCACCGTTCGCCGATGTTCCTTACACGATCAACCTCAAGGTTCTGCCAGCCGATCAGATTGCTGCTGTGGAGCCCAAGCCTTTCAACAGCGCCAGCCATTCGATCTTCATTGCGGAAACCGATCACGTTCCCGTCATCGCCAGCCTCCCCCGCGGCACAAAGCTTGGTGTAGGTGACAGCGCCACGGTCAATCTCCACACCAAAGACGGGAGGGGCTTCGATGACGTGCTCACCGCTGTGGACAACCCTTCAAGATTTGCCCCCAACTGGTCGATCACCAAGGGCGATGACGTAGTGAGCGTCAGCGATGACGGCACCATCACCGCCCTGGCCGCCGGTGACGCCACTGTGGAAGCCAAAATCCCTGGACTAGCGGCCCGCAGCGGTTTCCTGTTCATCAAGGCCCTGGGTCAGGTTGGCTTCTACGCCGACGGAGACATCAACTGGGATATCGCCATCTTGGTTGGTGGTTTCGGACTCACTCTGTTCCTATCCCAGCTGTTGTCGGGGATGGGTATGCCGGCCAACCCACAGCAGGCCACTGCCAACAAGATCACCCCTGTGATGATCACGGGAATGTTCCTGTTCTTCCCGCTTCCCGCCGGCGTTCTGCTTTACATGGTGATCGCCAACATCTTCCAGGCGTTGCAGACCTTCCTGCTCACCCGTGAAGCGCTGCCGGACAACCTCCAGAAAATCCTTGACCAACAGATGACCCAGCAGACGGTGCCCGCCACAGCGACGTCGGCTGGCGCTGGCGATGCCCGCCTTCCCTTTGAACCCAAAGGCGGCAAATGA
- a CDS encoding PH domain-containing protein — protein MTSIQEDVYYDGGPAKGDLIFNLLLGVTLIGLPFTIGAIVRAVWLRFRITSRRISVTGGWMGKEKTQVVYSQIKEVRSVSRGFGAWGDMVLVLNDGARLEMRSVPSFRETEAYILERMASRSSAPADKPVEGFAA, from the coding sequence ATGACCAGCATCCAAGAGGACGTTTATTACGACGGTGGCCCGGCCAAGGGTGATCTGATCTTCAACCTCCTGCTGGGTGTCACTTTGATCGGATTGCCGTTCACGATCGGGGCCATTGTCCGGGCCGTCTGGCTGCGTTTCCGCATCACCAGTCGAAGGATCTCTGTTACGGGCGGTTGGATGGGCAAGGAGAAAACCCAGGTCGTTTACTCCCAAATCAAGGAGGTTCGCAGCGTGTCTAGAGGCTTTGGCGCATGGGGCGACATGGTCTTGGTGCTGAATGACGGCGCCCGTCTTGAAATGCGCTCTGTGCCGAGCTTCCGCGAGACAGAGGCCTACATCCTCGAACGCATGGCCTCCCGCTCATCCGCACCTGCAGACAAGCCGGTCGAGGGATTCGCCGCCTGA
- a CDS encoding AAA family ATPase, with product MTACTSWCDQFDLLIRARTALIWIRSNEEARVEALLTQTATRLQHQLGCWDFIDGLQGVLNVEGLGSRQPMAVLQWLRDLDSSRPTLLLVKDFHRFCDDPGIARMLRNLQQALRSTAHTLVLCSGSWSPPTDLDETLTLLDLPLPDTDELRGLLNTISLSSGTPLEPTVLEELTRACSGLSEQRVRQVAARALARRGQLGAADLEEVLEEKRQSIARSEVLEFCVTESGTEAIGGLEALKDWLQQRHRAFSDEARRFGLPMPRGVLLVGPQGTGKSLTAKAIARSWSMPLLRLDVGRLFAGLVGASEARTRETIQRAEAMAPCVLWIDEIDKGFGGDGRSDGGTSQRVLASVLTWMAEKQSPVFVVATANGVDQLPPELLRKGRFDEIFLLDLPSMEERRSILSLHLNRRRPGLQLPLDTVISRCEGFSGAELEQTVIEAMHLAFAEGRELNETDLIRAASQLIPLSRTAREQLEALQAWASSGRARPASIAGRKEA from the coding sequence ATGACAGCTTGCACCAGCTGGTGTGATCAGTTCGATCTGCTGATCCGAGCGAGAACGGCTCTGATCTGGATCCGCAGCAACGAAGAAGCGCGGGTGGAAGCGCTATTGACGCAGACAGCTACCCGTTTGCAGCATCAGTTGGGTTGCTGGGATTTCATCGACGGCCTTCAAGGCGTTCTGAACGTTGAGGGGCTGGGGAGTCGTCAGCCGATGGCTGTTCTGCAGTGGTTGCGAGACTTGGACAGCAGCAGACCGACCCTTCTGCTGGTGAAGGACTTCCATCGCTTCTGCGATGACCCCGGCATCGCCCGGATGCTGCGCAACCTCCAACAAGCACTGCGCAGCACCGCCCATACGTTGGTTCTCTGCAGCGGCAGCTGGTCGCCGCCAACGGATCTGGACGAAACCCTCACCCTTCTCGATCTGCCGTTACCGGACACCGATGAGCTCCGCGGCCTGCTGAACACCATCAGCCTCAGCAGTGGCACCCCACTGGAGCCCACAGTGCTCGAGGAGCTCACGCGAGCCTGCAGCGGCCTCAGTGAACAGCGGGTCCGCCAGGTCGCGGCCCGAGCCCTGGCCCGTCGCGGTCAGCTTGGTGCTGCAGACCTGGAGGAAGTTCTCGAGGAGAAACGTCAGAGCATTGCCCGCAGTGAGGTGCTGGAGTTCTGCGTCACAGAGTCCGGCACCGAGGCGATCGGTGGCCTGGAGGCTCTCAAGGACTGGTTGCAGCAGCGTCATCGAGCCTTTTCCGACGAGGCCCGTCGCTTCGGACTGCCCATGCCACGGGGCGTGCTGCTGGTGGGCCCCCAGGGAACCGGCAAATCCCTCACAGCGAAAGCCATCGCCCGCAGCTGGTCGATGCCCCTGCTTCGTCTGGATGTGGGGCGTCTGTTTGCCGGACTCGTCGGTGCCAGTGAGGCCCGCACCCGCGAAACGATCCAGCGGGCGGAAGCCATGGCGCCGTGTGTGCTCTGGATTGATGAGATCGACAAGGGCTTCGGTGGTGATGGCCGCAGTGACGGGGGTACGAGTCAACGGGTGCTGGCCAGCGTGCTCACCTGGATGGCCGAAAAACAGTCTCCGGTGTTCGTTGTCGCCACGGCCAACGGTGTCGACCAGCTGCCACCCGAACTGCTTCGGAAGGGGCGCTTTGACGAAATCTTCCTGTTGGACCTCCCCTCGATGGAGGAGCGACGCAGCATTCTCAGCCTGCATCTCAATCGACGCCGCCCAGGTCTGCAGCTGCCGCTGGACACGGTGATCAGCCGGTGCGAAGGGTTCTCCGGCGCCGAGCTGGAACAGACCGTGATCGAAGCGATGCATCTGGCATTCGCAGAAGGCCGTGAGCTGAATGAAACCGACCTGATCCGTGCTGCCTCACAGCTGATCCCCTTGTCCAGAACGGCACGAGAACAACTGGAAGCCCTCCAGGCTTGGGCCTCCAGCGGCCGCGCCCGGCCGGCGTCCATTGCGGGACGTAAAGAAGCCTGA
- the rpsN gene encoding 30S ribosomal protein S14 — translation MAKKSMIARDVKRKKMAERYAAKRAALMAAFNAADDPMDRLEIHRKIQALPRNSAPSRIRNRCWATGKPRGYYRDFGLCRNQLRERAHKGELPGVVKSSW, via the coding sequence ATGGCTAAGAAGTCGATGATCGCCCGCGACGTCAAGCGCAAGAAAATGGCCGAGCGATATGCGGCCAAGCGTGCGGCGCTGATGGCGGCGTTCAATGCAGCGGACGATCCCATGGATCGTCTGGAGATTCATCGCAAGATTCAGGCGCTGCCCAGGAACAGTGCCCCCAGCCGCATCCGCAATCGTTGCTGGGCCACCGGTAAACCCCGTGGCTACTATCGCGACTTCGGCCTCTGCCGTAACCAACTGCGCGAGCGAGCACACAAAGGCGAACTCCCCGGCGTTGTGAAGTCCAGCTGGTGA
- the rpmH gene encoding 50S ribosomal protein L34: MTKRTLGGTSRKRKRVSGFRVRMRSHTGRRVIRTRRKRGRSRLAV; the protein is encoded by the coding sequence ATGACGAAGCGCACTCTGGGTGGAACCAGCCGCAAGCGGAAGCGGGTCTCCGGTTTCCGGGTCCGCATGCGCTCCCACACCGGCCGTCGCGTGATCCGCACCCGTCGCAAGCGGGGCCGTTCCCGTCTTGCCGTCTGA
- the serS gene encoding serine--tRNA ligase encodes MLDQRLVRENPDVIATELGRRGKSVDLTRLQVIAQQQRKLEEERSGLQAEGNRIGKEVGQKIKGGADPKGEEVAELRQQGNAIKQKVAVLEEEEKHLSTQLKEQLLTYPNLPSPDCPEGKDESDNVELRRWGSPRQEEGLEEHWQIAERLHLFDTERSVRIAQSRFVTLIGHGARVERGLINFMLDLHTSKGYREVMPPVLVNSASLTGSGQLPKFADDCFRCSEDDLWLTPTAEVPVTSLHRDEIIPADQLPLRYAAYTPCFRREAGSYGRDTRGLIRLHQFNKVELYWFTHPDHSAEAHAQITADAEAVLQALELPYRVLDLCTADIGFSAQRTYDLEVWLPGAAAYREISSCSVCGDFQARRSAIRTKEGKSTKLVHTLNGSGLAVGRTMAALLETGQQSDGSVLLPKALVPYVGCERLQPE; translated from the coding sequence GTGCTCGACCAGCGCCTGGTGCGTGAGAATCCCGACGTCATTGCCACTGAATTGGGGCGTCGGGGGAAATCCGTTGATCTCACCCGGCTTCAGGTGATCGCTCAGCAGCAGCGCAAGCTTGAGGAAGAACGCAGTGGCCTCCAGGCCGAAGGCAACCGCATCGGCAAGGAGGTCGGCCAGAAGATCAAAGGGGGTGCCGACCCCAAAGGGGAAGAGGTCGCTGAACTCAGGCAGCAGGGCAACGCCATCAAACAGAAGGTGGCGGTGCTGGAAGAAGAGGAGAAGCACCTCTCCACGCAACTGAAGGAACAACTGCTCACCTACCCCAACCTGCCTTCACCGGACTGTCCGGAGGGAAAGGACGAGAGCGACAACGTCGAGCTGCGCCGCTGGGGCAGCCCAAGACAGGAGGAAGGGCTGGAGGAGCACTGGCAGATCGCCGAACGACTCCACTTATTCGACACTGAGCGATCCGTCCGCATCGCCCAGAGCCGTTTTGTCACCTTGATAGGACATGGCGCTCGGGTGGAACGGGGACTGATCAATTTCATGCTGGACCTGCACACCAGCAAGGGCTACCGAGAAGTGATGCCTCCGGTGCTGGTGAACAGCGCCAGCCTCACGGGATCGGGGCAGCTGCCCAAATTCGCCGATGACTGCTTCCGTTGCTCGGAGGACGACCTCTGGCTGACCCCAACCGCCGAGGTGCCGGTGACCTCACTGCATCGCGACGAGATCATTCCCGCCGATCAGCTGCCGCTCCGCTACGCGGCCTACACCCCATGTTTCCGCCGGGAAGCCGGCAGTTACGGACGTGACACTCGCGGGCTGATTCGTCTGCACCAGTTCAACAAGGTTGAGCTCTACTGGTTCACCCACCCGGACCATTCCGCAGAAGCCCACGCTCAGATCACCGCCGATGCGGAAGCCGTTCTTCAGGCACTGGAACTTCCCTACAGGGTTCTTGATCTCTGCACAGCAGACATCGGCTTCTCAGCGCAACGCACCTACGACCTCGAGGTCTGGTTGCCGGGTGCAGCGGCTTACCGGGAGATCTCCAGCTGCAGCGTGTGCGGAGATTTCCAGGCCCGCCGTTCTGCCATTCGTACCAAGGAAGGCAAATCCACAAAACTCGTGCACACCCTCAACGGCAGTGGACTGGCTGTGGGGCGCACGATGGCGGCTCTGCTGGAAACCGGCCAGCAATCCGATGGCAGCGTTCTGCTGCCGAAAGCTCTGGTGCCCTACGTCGGCTGTGAACGACTCCAGCCAGAATGA